The following proteins are encoded in a genomic region of Mustela erminea isolate mMusErm1 chromosome 3, mMusErm1.Pri, whole genome shotgun sequence:
- the LOC116586000 gene encoding HIG1 domain family member 1A, mitochondrial-like: MSTHTDVSLSSYDEDQGCKLIRKAREAPFVPIAMARFAAIVAYGLYKLKSRGNTKMSVHLIHMRVAAQHFVVGAMTLDMGHSMYKEFWAKPKP; this comes from the coding sequence ATGTCAACTCACACagatgtttctctttcttcatatGATGAAGATCAGGGATGTAAACTTATCCGAAAAGCTAGAGAGGCACCGTTTGTTCCCATTGCAATGGCCAGGTTTGCAGCAATTGTTGCATATGGATTATATAAATTGAAGAGCAGGGGAAATACTAAAATGTCTGTTCACTTGATCCACATGCGTGTGGCAGCCCAACACTTTGTTGTGGGAGCAATGACTCTTGATATGGGGCATTCCATGTATAAGGAATTCTGGGCAAAGCCTAAACCTTAG